The nucleotide sequence CATGGAAGTGCTGGCCCGCGATCTGCGATCTCTCGGCCTCTATACCGCCCGCTCGCTTTCCTATGATGGCGTCGAATATGAACTGATCGAGCACCAGCTCACGGACGAACAGCGGCACATCTACGATTCATATGCTGCCGCCTTCGCCGTGATTCACGGGAACCTGGACGCGGCGATGGAAGCCGCCAATATCACCGGCAGCGAGGGCACGCTGAACCGGCAGGCGAAATCCGCCGCCCGCTCGGCCTTTGAAAGCACCAAGCAGCGCTTCTTCGGCCATCTGCTGACCTCCATGAAAACCCCGACCCTGATCCGGTCCATTGATGCCGATCTGGAAGCGGGCCATGCCGCCGTCATCCAGATCGTCTCGACCGGCGAAGCCCTGATGGAACGCCGGCTGTCCGAAATCCCGACCGAGGAATGGAACGATATTTCCGTCGATGTCACGCCCAGGGAGTATGTCGGCTCGTATTTGCAGCATTCCTTTCCGGTGCAGCTCTATGAGCCGTTCAGCGATGGCGAGGGCAATCTGTCGTCACGCCCTGTCTTCCGCGATGGTCAGCCGGTGGAATGCCGCGAAGCTGTAGCGCGGCGCGACGAGATGCTGGAGCAGCTGGGGTCGCTTCCACCTGTCCCCGGTGCGCTCGACCAGATCGTCCAGCGTTTCGGCACGGATATGGTGGCCGAGGTCACGGGCCGTTCGCGCCGGATCGTGCGCAAGGGCGAAGGAGCATCGGCACGCCTTGCGGTCGAGAACCGTGCGGCTTCTGCCAACCTTGCCGAGACGTCGGCCTTCATGGATGACCAGAAGCGCATTCTGGTCTTCTCGGACGCGGGTGGCACCGGACGCAGCTATCACGCCGAACTCTCGGCGAGAAACCAGCGCCTGCGCGTGCATTATCTGCTGGAACCGGGCTGGAAGGCCGATGCCGCCATTCAGGGGCTTGGGCGCACCAACCGGACCAATCAGGCGCAGCCGCCGCTGTTCCGACCCATCGCCACGGATGTCAAAGCCGAGAAGCGCTTCCTTTCAACCATCGCCCGCCGCCTCGACACGCTGGGCGCGATCACACGCGGCCAGCGCCAGACCGGCGGCCAGGGGCTGTTCCGTCCCGAGGATAATCTGGAATCCGCCTATGCTCGCGATGCGTTGCGCCAGCTCTATCTGCTGATCGTGCGCGGCAAGGTCGAGGGTTGCTCGCTCGAACGGTTTGAATCCGCCACCGGGCTGAAGCTGATGGACAGCAATGGTGTGAAGGACGAACTTCCGCCGATCACCACCTTCCTCAACCGCCTGCTGGCGCTGACCATCGAGTTGCAGGGCATCCTGTTCTCGGCCTTCGAGCAGCTTCTGCAGGCGCGGATCGACGGTGCGATTGCATCCGGCACCTATGATATGGGGCTGGAGACGCTGAAGGCCGAAAGCTTCATCGTCACCGACCGGCAGGTGATCCACACCCATCCGGGCACCGGCGCAGAAACGCGGCTCCTGACGCTCACAGAGCGCAAACGCAATCAGCCGGTCACGCTCGATGCAGCCCTGGCGGAACTGGATGATCCCCGCGCAAGATTGCTCATCAACGAGCGATCGGGACGTGCCGCCGTTCAGATCCCGACCACCAGCGTCATGCTGGATGATGGCGAGATCGAACGGCGCGTACGGCTGATCCGGCCCATGGAGGCGATGAACATTCCGGTTCGGGCGATGAGTGAGACCCATTGGCTTGAGGCCGATCGTTCCGCCTTCACCGTGGCCTGGAAGGCGGAACTGGCCGAGGTGCCGGAGTTCACCGACAGCATCCTGCATATGGTGACAGGGCTGCTTCTGCCAATCTGGAAACGCCTGCCGCAGGACTCCTCCCGCGTCTATCGGCTCCAGACCGACGAGGGCGAACGCATCATCGGTCGCCGGGTATCGCCGGCATGGGCTGCCAATGCCTCGACCAGTGGCGTCACCAGCAACCTGACACCGGATGCCGCCTATGCCGCGCTGATCGAAGGTCGCACGATCCTTGATCTCGCCGAAGGGCTGCAACTGCGCCGCGTCCGGGTCATGGGCGCCAGCCGGATCGAACTGACCGGCTTTACTGACGCAATGCGCGACCGGCTGCGGGCCTATGGCCTCTTCAGCGAGATCATCTCGTGGAAACTGCGCTTCTTCGTGCCGGTCGGCGCGATGGGACCGGAGATCATCGGCAAACTGCTTGACCGCTTCCCGGTCCTGCGCATCGGTGAGAGGGAGGCCGCATAATGGCGCGTCTCAACGCTTCCGAACTGGCGCAGCGTCTCGGCCGACAGGCCGAGGCGGTGTGCCGCCACTATCTGTCGAATGGGCGCAAACAGGGCAATTACTGGCAGGTTGGCGATGTCCGAAACACGGCAGGCCGGTCCATGTTCGTCCGGCTGCACGACAGCGTGAAAGGCATTGCCGGTAAATGGCAGGACTCGGCCACGGGTGAATATGGCGATCTGCTGGACGTGATCCAGGACTCGCTCGGTCTGATCGACTTCGCGGACGTTGCCGAAGAAGCCCGGCGCTTCCTCAGCCTGCCGCATCCTGAACCGCAGCCACCATTCCGTCCGTCCCGAACGCCAGCACCATCCGGATCATCCGAGGCCGCACGTCGCCTCTGGCGCATGACGCAGCCGCTGATCGGCAGTACCGCAGAAGCGTATTTACGCGGACGCGGCATTACGGATTTACGCCAGACCGCAAATCTGCGCTTTCATCCCAACTGTTACTGGCGGCCCGAGGACGATGGCCCGACCGAAGCTTGGCCCGCGATGATCGCCGCCGTCACCGACCTCGATGGCAGGATTACCGGCGCACACCGCACATGGCTGGCACCGGACGGTTCCGGCAAGGCACCCGTCGATCCGCCGAGGAAGGCAATGGGCGACCTGCTCGGACATGCAGTGCGTTTCGGTGATGTGCAGAATGTCATGGCGGCGGGGGAAGGTATCGAAACCATCCTGTCGCTGCGTCAGGCTCTGCCCACCATGCCGATGGTTTCCGCGCTCTCGGCCGGACACCTCGCGGCCATCCTGTTCCCGCCTCACCTGCGCAGGCTCTATATCGTCCGCGACAACGATCCGGCAGGTGACAGCGCCCGTGATAGCCTGGTGGACCGGGCGCACGAGGCCGGGATCGAGGCCATCACGCTCTCGCCCATGATGGGGGACTTCAACGAAGATCTCGCAACTCACGGGCTGGATGCCGTTCGGGCAGAGATCCGGGTGCAAATCGCTCCCGAGGACGTCAGCCGCTTCATGGCTTCAATCGCATAGCCGGCACGGGGCCGTGATCGGGCCGTTCCGATGCTGTCATGCGCACAGGCTGCATCCTGTCATCAGCAGAGGACCGCGCCTTGGCCTTCCGAGAGGGCGATCGGCCCACAAACGCTCCGGTCAGGCAATGGCGGCGCCCGACTGATTTCCGTCGGCGGGCAAGCCCGCCTTTACAGCGCGAAACAAATCAGCCGGGCTTTGCCATCAAGGCCCTCGCCAGAGGCTCGCGCTGCCAGACCGGAGCGCCCGTGGGCTTGTCTCGCCATGAAGGCCGCGACGGTCGCGGTCCAACTGACGGAAGCATCCCATGTACGCGCACGACGATTTCGAACCCGATCACAGCACGTCCCCGACCGGCCACGCCATCGAAGAACTTGAACTCTACGGCTACCGTCCCTCCGAAGACGAGGCCGATCCCCGGATCACACCCGAAGATCACGTCATCCAGGGCGCAGTCTCCGACATCTTCGACGCCCTGATTTCCACCATGGCCGACACCAGCCTCGATTTCGACCTCGACGAGATCCTGTGGTCCACCGTCAACACCTTCCACCGCGCTGTCGAGCGGATCGAGACCAAACTCGACGATAACGAGCAGGCACAGAAGCGTCTTCAGCGTGAACAGGACGGCAGCGAGGTCAAATCCGTCCAGCTCGAAACCCTGATCGGCGCGGGCCAAAGCCTGATCGAGCGCCGCGACAGCATGGAAACCTTCCGCGATACCGCCGCCGACATCTATCTGCGCACCACCGGCACG is from Azospirillum fermentarium and encodes:
- a CDS encoding DUF7146 domain-containing protein — its product is MARLNASELAQRLGRQAEAVCRHYLSNGRKQGNYWQVGDVRNTAGRSMFVRLHDSVKGIAGKWQDSATGEYGDLLDVIQDSLGLIDFADVAEEARRFLSLPHPEPQPPFRPSRTPAPSGSSEAARRLWRMTQPLIGSTAEAYLRGRGITDLRQTANLRFHPNCYWRPEDDGPTEAWPAMIAAVTDLDGRITGAHRTWLAPDGSGKAPVDPPRKAMGDLLGHAVRFGDVQNVMAAGEGIETILSLRQALPTMPMVSALSAGHLAAILFPPHLRRLYIVRDNDPAGDSARDSLVDRAHEAGIEAITLSPMMGDFNEDLATHGLDAVRAEIRVQIAPEDVSRFMASIA
- a CDS encoding strawberry notch family protein; protein product: MNMVFPVADAVTPLAAAPAILAAASHLLPHLERGERVDAATLRGAMETAFGASDATGVWDWKLAYEACEVATVLFLRKYGKALFRKAASPAARISVLAKIAGLLPTQTRRSEESQNFQQFSTPIPLGLAALTAAAIMPDDRVLEPSAGTGLLAILAQTIGGALILNEFADTRADLLSSLFPAFAVTRFDAAQIDDHLAADAVPSVVLMNPPFSVMANVSGRVADAAYRHVASALARLAPGGRLVTITGAGFGPEAPAWREAFIRLQARGRVVFTAAVDGAVYAKHGTTIDTRLTVIDKLPADDTGIFPASPGIAPDVATLIGWIEAHVPQRSPVSLPKIAVPGSTAAPKTVRGYLARATAARPAAAPANDPEGVELAYETVDWTPPEGARLSDAIYEEYALQSLRIAGAQPHPTKLVQSAAMASVAPPKPSYRPILPADICARLSNAQLETVIYAGEAHADHLAGAWTVDEHFDNVSAAPEDAAGSIRFRRGFMLGDGTGAGKGRQSAAIILDNWLRGRRKAIWISKSDKLIEDAQRDWSALGMERLLVTPLSRFPQGAKITLSEGILFTTYATLRSDDRGEKVSRVKQIVEWLGSDFDGAIIFDESHSMQNAGGGKGERGDVAASQQGRAGLRLQHALPDARVVYVSATGATTVHNLAYAQRLGLWGGEDFPFQTRAEFVEAIEAGGVAAMEVLARDLRSLGLYTARSLSYDGVEYELIEHQLTDEQRHIYDSYAAAFAVIHGNLDAAMEAANITGSEGTLNRQAKSAARSAFESTKQRFFGHLLTSMKTPTLIRSIDADLEAGHAAVIQIVSTGEALMERRLSEIPTEEWNDISVDVTPREYVGSYLQHSFPVQLYEPFSDGEGNLSSRPVFRDGQPVECREAVARRDEMLEQLGSLPPVPGALDQIVQRFGTDMVAEVTGRSRRIVRKGEGASARLAVENRAASANLAETSAFMDDQKRILVFSDAGGTGRSYHAELSARNQRLRVHYLLEPGWKADAAIQGLGRTNRTNQAQPPLFRPIATDVKAEKRFLSTIARRLDTLGAITRGQRQTGGQGLFRPEDNLESAYARDALRQLYLLIVRGKVEGCSLERFESATGLKLMDSNGVKDELPPITTFLNRLLALTIELQGILFSAFEQLLQARIDGAIASGTYDMGLETLKAESFIVTDRQVIHTHPGTGAETRLLTLTERKRNQPVTLDAALAELDDPRARLLINERSGRAAVQIPTTSVMLDDGEIERRVRLIRPMEAMNIPVRAMSETHWLEADRSAFTVAWKAELAEVPEFTDSILHMVTGLLLPIWKRLPQDSSRVYRLQTDEGERIIGRRVSPAWAANASTSGVTSNLTPDAAYAALIEGRTILDLAEGLQLRRVRVMGASRIELTGFTDAMRDRLRAYGLFSEIISWKLRFFVPVGAMGPEIIGKLLDRFPVLRIGEREAA